Below is a genomic region from Deltaproteobacteria bacterium.
AAGCCTCCCCAGAAAAATATTCGAGTGAATCGCTTCAGACCCACCGCGCAGGACGACCGCGTTCCCTGACTTGAGACAGAGCGTCGCCGCATCGATCGTGACATTCGGTCTCGACTCATAAATAATCCCAATGACCCCTAACGGGATACGAACCTTCGAAACTTGAAGACCGTTCGGTCGCGTCCAACTCTTCACCACCTGACCCACCGGATCCGAGAGAGCCTGGACCTCCCGAACCCCACGAGCCATCTCTTCAATCCGTTTATCCGTGAGGGTCAACCGATCGAGCATCGCAGGACTTAATTTCCCACGGGCTTTCTTTAAGTCCTTTTCATTTTCCCTTTTGATCTCTTCACGCCGCGAGAGAAGGATCTCGGCAAGCCGACCCAAGACCTGATTTTTGACCTCTGTCGATAACTTGGCAACTAATGGCGCCGCCTCGTGGGCCCGTTTGCAGATCGTTTCGATATGTTTTTTAAGAGACTTCATAAAAGCACGAGGTCATCTCGATGAATGAGTTCATCCGGTCCTTTATACCCCAAAACCTTCTCGAACTCGGATGTTTTTTTCCCCTTAATCTGCGTCACCTCTTCCGAATTATAAGAGATGAGCCCACGGGCAATGGTCTTCCCTGATGGATCATTCAGATCCACAGGATCCCCTTGGGAAAACTTTCCTTGAACCTCAAGGACACCCGAGGCCAAGAGGCTTTTCTTGCCAGTAACCAATGCCTGGACCGCCCCGCCATCGACGACGAGTCTCCCCTGAGGCTTCAAGGTATACGCAATCCAATGCTTTCGTGCAACGAGCGGATCGACACGCGGGAGGAAGAGAGTTCCCACCGATTCATCCAAAAAAATTTTTTTGAGGGTATTCGCATCCCGACCATTCGCAATGACCGTCGGGACCCCAAACTGCCCCGCCTTGTGGGCCGCTTCAAGCTTCGTCTTCATGCCACCGATAGAAATGTTTTTTGCCGTATCGGAGGCATAAGAAAAGAAATCATCATCAACATTCTCAACAACAGGAATGATTTTCGCTTCAGGATCATGATCTGGATCGGCGGTATAAAAACCGTCCCTGTCTGTCAGCAGCACCAAGAGATCGGCCTCGATAACATTTGTGACAAGTGCGGCAAGATTATCATTGTCTCCAAAACGAATCTCTTCAGTCACGACGGTGTCGTTCTCATTGATGATCGGCATGATCCCCTGATGCAGCAAGGCGGTCAGGGCATGTTTGGCATTCAGAAAACGGGCTCGGTCCTCCAGATCATTCCGGGTCAGTAAAACCTGCGCAACATGAAGACGATGTCTCTGGAGGGACTTTTGATAGAGGCCCATCAAAATCGGTTGCCCAATAGCCGCGCAGGCCTGCAGTTCCCCGATCTGATGGGGTCTCTTCGACAGTCTCAAATGCTGCATGCCAAGGGGGATCGCCCCTGAGGTCACCAGAATGACCCGAATCCCTTTTTTCTGAATAAACGCAATCCCGCTCGCAATACCACCGAGCGCCTTGGGAGAGAGACGACCTTTATCATCCAAGAGGACACTGGTCCCGATCTTGATCACGACACGTCGAACTTTACGGATGATTTTTTTTAGTGTGACCACTCTTGAGGTGTATATGTTTTTAGGGAAAAGGCATGGACAGAACCGGAAGCGATCTCCGCATCAAAAAAACCTTTGACCATTCGATGTTGTTCCAACATCGATTTCCCTTCAAATCGGGATGAAACAACAGTCACCTGCCAGTGGTCCCGGGTTCCCGTCAAATCCCGAATTTCAACCCGTGCACCCGGCAATCTCTCCTCGATCCTCTTCTTGATCGCAATATCGTCCATGCCTATTCATTTAAGCTATTCAAATGGGCTTGTCTAGTTCCAGCTGCTGCGAGTTTCGGCAGTCCGGGAGAGTGCAATAGCAACGCCTGGATATTGTCCCATCAGATGTTCCAAGGCATCGGCAGGAAGGCGGAGGACTGTGGCATCAGTTGAAGCGACCACTGTAGCCGAACGTGGGGCATTATTGACGAGGGCCATCTCACCGAACATTCCACCAGGCCCTTGCCTGTTGATTGAAAAACCTAGGGGGTTGCGAACGTCGAACTGGCCTGACTGAACGAGGTAGACATCACAATCCCTTGCCCCACGCCGGATCAATCTTTCCCCTTTTTTGACGGTCTGGATCTCTCCCACTGAAAAAAGGAGATCCTGGAGAGAGGGGGGAAGACTGGCCAACGATGAGAGACTGATCGCTTGTGGGGCGACACGACGACCATTTCTGACCCGACGCACTTTTTCCTGAAGAAGTTGACGGGTGTAGGGGGTCAGCCGCGCGGTATCAACCTCGAGAAGAAGTGAGGGGGTCGTTGTCCGAACATCGGCGTTTCTCGGCTCATCCACTAACGCCGCCTCTCCAAAAAGACCGTTCGGGCGAAGCGCTATGCTGGATCGGCTCCTGCTCACCTCCACCTCTCCATCGAGAAGGATATAAAATTGAGATTCCGTACTCCCCTCCCGAATAAACAGCTCTCCAGCATCCATCGCACGAATACGACCTGTACGTAGGAGCTCGTCCTTGAGCGGAGGGTGGAGAGAATCAAGAATCGGAAGCTGATCCAATGCCCTGCGGGCAAAATCACTCTGGGAGGACAAGGGGGCGTCGGGGAGATGACCGGAAAGATCGATGAACCCTTCATGGCCCGCCTTCCACTTGGGAACCCTCGCCTTCTCAGCAGCCTTGCTATCAATATGATAGACAAAGACGTTCGAGGTATTAGCCCCATCGGCTACCAATCGATCAAGAAGCGTTCTTGTCGATTCTGGTGGCGTGTGGATCGTGGGGACACCACCTTCGACGAGGATCACGGGTGGAGGAGTCTCTTTCCCATATTTTTTCAGGACCTCAGCATAACGGATAATATTTTGAGCCCGTTCCCGACTCATGATCGGCGACTTTCCATCCTTCCCTTCCGTATGCTTCCAGATCCCTTCAACATCGGCATAGCTATCCCCCGTAAAACAGACAACCGGTTTCCCGTGGACGAGATCAGGTCTCGTGTAGATCTCAAAGCCGATCGTCGGGATCACATGGAACGAATAATCGGCACGAAAATGAAGCCCGTTGATCTCTGTAAACCTCTGAGGAAGCAGAGGGACGAAATTCCATTGGATCAGTCCCTCACCCCTCCCTCCAAGGGCCAGTTGATATTGTCTCTGAAGCATCTTGAAAATAGTCGGTGTTGTATGAACCTTGATCTTCGGCAAGGCACGCAAAAGCTCAGGTATCGCCGGTCCATAATGATCGGAATGTCCATGCGTCAAGACAACCCCATCAATCGCCTCGAGAGGAAGCCCGTTCTGGGCAAAATATTCGAGGGTATTCGTGGGGGGATCGACCAGAACGACCTTCCCACGGTTCCAGATCATGAAGCCGCTTGTATTCTCACCTAAGGCATACCCGTGTCCTGTCCCGAGGGGCCACAGTGCTGGCTTTCCTTCTTGTAAAACCTCTCTCCTCCTCTTTTGTAACTCCGGATCCTTCCAGGCGGTTTGGGGTTGTGGAACAGGAGGTTTCGGCAGATATTTCCTGAGATCGAGTCTGCCGATAAATTTCCCTTGATCGGTAATATCATAAGTCAGCGGTGCAATTTTTCTGATAACCACACCATTCTTTCCGAAGACCCCATCTCCATCGAAACAATCGATCTCCCTTCGAGCCGAAGCAGGTGCGGCACCAAATCCCTCTCGCATTTCTCGAGGAAGGTCGGGGACTCCTGTAGCATCAGGGGGATATTCATCCTGGACTTGTTGGCGCAAGGTCGCATCATCGGGTCCATCGTGGGCCAGATTGAGCATTTTCTCCATCTGACCTGCCGTTTTGATGTCTGGCGCAACAAAATGATACCTCGTCCCCTTGGTGACATAAAAATTGTACTGGGGGAAATCGGCTGCCAGGAGACCGACTGTCTTCGGCACAAAATCGAGGTCAACGACACAGGTCAATGGGACCAAATGATGCATCCTGTCTTTCGGTATCTCTGCCCCACCATTTTTTAGATAGAGTTCGAGGACATCTTTGTTGCTCCACATCGGCAGACCAAACTGGAAAAGCCCCCCTTCCGTTTTGACCATGATCCCCCCATGCGGGAGTTGAGTGACTTTATCAGAGTCGATTTCTGGAACTGCCCTTTGATGGAAGGAGGGATCAACCCGGCGCAGAAAGGTACCAACCGGACGACCGAGGATCATCGAGGCGAGCCCTTCCCCCATTTCCATCTTCATCCGTTCTCTCATCGTCAAGTCGGATCGGGGATCACCATAAGACTCTTCAAGCAAAATTCCGGTCCCAATAGAAAAGGATGCCTGAACCGGTTGCAACAGAAGGTCCTGCAATAATCTCTGCCCAAAACCATATTGATGCAGAAGCCCCATCCCCAAAAGGGTCGAAGGACAGGAGTAAATAAATCCGTCAACCCAGGCCCGCCCAAAGGAGGGGGCGATGCTTTTTTCATCAGATCGAAACTGCTGAACCACCGCCATCGCCATCGAGGAAACGACGGAGAGAAAAATATTGGAAAGGGCAAATGAGGCGGCGCGATGATTTCCCGGCCCCAATAAACGATTGGCCGCTTTGAGGCAGAGGGGTGTTATTCGATTCGTCAACAAACCAAGACCAGCAATAATGCTGCCGGTCTCTCCCCACCGTGAGAGGGAAAACAGCTTATCCTCCCACGCCTCATAGGAACTGATATACTGTCGTCCTGTCGCCGATGGATTCGCGGCCAAAAGCCCATGCGTGAGACGGTATTCCTCGGTAGCTGGTCGGTAGCGACCAAGGTGATCCTGCGGCAAGATGGGTCGGGCGCCCTCCATGATTGTTAGAAGATCGACCACCTCCCCGAAAAGGTTGTCAGGAATTTACAAAATTTTTGCCGTTTTTTGAATCAGGGACTCGATTCCAAGGCCGGTAGCGGCTGAAATCAGGAGGGTTATCTTCCCCTTAAAAAGGGGCTTTGACTCCTTAACCTTCTTTTGGACCTCCGGGAGATCCCCCTTTGTAAAGACGACAATCTCAGGGCGATCCAATAATTCCGGGTTGTAGGTTGCGAGTTCCTGTCGGATCAGCTCATAGGAATGGAACGGCTCTGGATGTGAGGGGTCATTCGCATCAATCAGATGGAGGAGAAGTCTTGTCTTTTCAATATGCTTCAAAAACTTGAAACCCAATCCGGCACCATGACTCGCCCCTTCAATAAGCCCAGGCAAATCCGCGACGGTAAAACTCTTCTCACCGTAACGAGTCACACCAAGCACAGGGGCCTTCGTCGTAAAGGGATAATCGGCGATTTTTGGGCGTGCCTGGGAGATTGCCGAGAGCAATGTGGACTTCCCCGCATTCGGAAAACCGATCAACCCGACATCGGCGAGGAGTTTTAACTCGAGACGAACCCAACGCTCCTCACCAGGTGTCCCCTTCTCCGCACGTCGGGGGGCCTGATTCGTCGAACTCGCAAAATGCATATTTCCTCGTCCCCCACGACCTCCGGAGGCAATAACCTCCTCTTGCCCCTTTGTCTCAATCTCTGCCACGATACGATTCGTCTCATCTTCGTAAACGACAGTTCCTAAAGGGAGTCGGATCACGAGATCTTCTCCTGCCCGTCCATAGCAATCGCTTCCCTGACCATGATCACCATGAGGGGCACGGAAGTGTTTCTTGTATTTGAAATCGAGGAGGGTTGTGAGATTTGGATCTCCCAGAAAAATAACGTCCCCCCCCTTCCCACCATCCCCTCCATTCGGCCCACCACGTGGAATGAACTTTTCCCGTCGGAAGGAGACACAACCATTGCCACCATCACCCGCCTTCACAAAGATACGGGCTTCGTCGATAAACTTCATGGGGAGATACCGCTCTCCCCCTGAAACCCCCATCTGTTAAGTATTGTTCTCATCGTTCGCTCCGCTGGACCTCGCGGAGTAAATCCGACTCGGTCCATGCTCGCTCACTATTTATGGGTCTAGAGGGAATTTACTTGGGATAAACACTCACCTGGCGTTTTTCGCCGTGAGGTTCGAATTTGACGATCCCATCGATCTTGGAGAAAAGGGTCCAGTCACGACCGACACCGACATTTTTCCCGGGATAGATCTTGGAACCGACCTGACGGACAATAATAGAACCGGCACGGATCACCTCACCACCATACACCTTCGTCCCCCGCCGCTGACCGTGGCTATCACGACCGTTGGTAGAGCTGCCACCTGCTTTTTTATGTGCCATGAGAAAATTCCTTAGACTTTAATATCGGTGATTTCGACCAAGGTCTCTTCCTGCCGATGCCCCTGCTTCTTGTCGTATCCCTTCCGTCTCTTGTACTTGTAAACGATCACCTTTTCGCCCCTCTGCTGGGCAATGATCTTCCCAAGGACACGGGCCTTTTCAACCGTTGGGGTCCCGACCGCCCCCTGACCATCCCCTCCAACAAAAAGCACCTGGTCAAAGGCGACATCCTTCCCCTCCTCCAATGGGAGCTTCTCTAAGGAGACTTTGTCTCCCTTGGAGACCCGGTACTGCTTGCCGCCTGTTTGGATAATTGCATACATAGTTAAAAAGAATCAGCTTTTAAACATGTGCCGACCCCTCTTGTCAAGGACCGTCACGCCTTGTCCGTTACGTCGAATTGCTCTAAATGAAAGTCTTCCCGGGACTTTACAAGCACCTTTTTGCCGGAACGAGCCTCCCACTCCTCGAGGGAGGGGCGTTCTTCATCCAGCAAAAGCTCGGCAACCGTCGGGTTGGCATAAACGGTGATTGTCGGGTGATGATAATCCACCAAACCTCGTTTCAATTCCCGAAGGATCTCGTGACAGATCGTCGCCCGACTCTTCAAATAACCACGTCCCTCACAATAAAAACAGGGTTCACACAGGAGTCGACTCAGGCTCTCACGAGTCCTCTTTCGGGTCATCTCGACAAGCCCAAGATCGGTGATCTTCGTAATCGTCGTCTTGGCCCGATCTGATTTCAGATGCTCCTTCAGTGCTTGATAGACCTTCTCCCGATTCGCATGCCTCTCCATATCAATGAAATCGATAATGATAATCCCCCCCATATCCCTGAGCCGGAGCTGATACGCGATCTCCTTGACCGCCTCGAGGTTGGTTTTGAGAATCGTATCTTCAAGATTTCTCTTCCCCACAAATTTTCCGGTATTCACATCGATCGCCGTCAGCGCTTCGGTCTGATCAAGAATGATATACCCCCCCGACTTCAGCCAAACCTTTTTGCCAAGGGCACGGGAGATCTCAACCTCAATCCCATAAGCATCGAAAATCGGTTCCGCTCCGTCGTAAAGTTCGACAACATTTTGGGAGGGAGAGGAAAAAGAATGGATAAACTCCTCGATCTTTTTCTTCTCGTCTGGGGAATCAATCACAATATGGTCAATATCCGGGGTAAAGAGATCTCGAACAGCCCGGAGCACAACACTGAGTTCACTATGAACGAGCGACGGGGCCTTTTTCTCTTCGGCAATAAGACGGATCTCATTCCATAATCGAATCAAATACTCCATGTCCTGGCGGAGTTCCTGTTCGGTTGCCTTTTCACTCAAGGTCCTCGCAATAAAACCCCCTTCATCTCGAGAAACAATTTTATTCAGAATCGCTTTGAGACGAACTCTCTCATCATCGTCGGGAATACGACGTGATACCCCAACATGATTGACCGTCGGCATATAGACCAAAAAACGCCCCGGGAGACTGACATGTGTTGTGAGTCGGGCACCCTTTGTCCCGATCGGATCTCTCGCAATCTGAACAAGGATCTCCTGCCCTTCGCGGACAAGATCCTGGATTTGAGGGATATCGCGTGGCTGGTTTCGATCAAACCTCGGTCGTTCCGGAGGCAGCTCCTCCTCTTCCGCCATCATCTCCTCAGCAGCAAGATCAGGGGCGATATCGGAGACATACAGAAAAGCGGTCCTCTCAAGACCGATTTCAGCAAACGCCGCCTGCATCCCGGGGAGGACACGAACAATCTTTCCCTTGTAGATATTGCCGGCGTAACGGACTTCCTGGACCCTCTCGACAATCAGCTCGGTAATACTCCCCCCCTCGAGACGGGCAATGCGAGTTTGTGTCGGGGAAACATTAATGATCAGCTCATTTTTCACGGGGAGAGATTAAGCTTCCTGGGGTTCTCATTGCAATCGTAAAAAATCCCGCCGGGTTTTTAATCCTGCCCTACCGCTTTTCCGGAATTAAAGGTCAGGTCATCGAGGATAAATTCCGCACTGCCCGATGTCGACTCGCTTTGAGCGGTTATAGCCAGAAAGGCACCTGTTGGCATGTTGGTCAAAGAGGTGTCCGATCCGATCTGAACGAAGGAACCAGAGGAGAGTTTTCTAAAGCACTGAAATGTCGACCCCGACCGAACGACTCGGATCGAAATATTCGGTGTAAAACTTCCGGAAGCACTGCCTGGCTGATCGCAAGCGCTATCTGTGCTGAAACCCCCATTGGAAGAGCCCTTATAGCAATCGATCGACGTCAAAGCACACTGAAAGAATTTATCTTTGTTCTCCTCAAGAGAGGAGACGACGATCAATTTCACCGCGGCATTCATGCTGTCCACAGTCATGGAACTCACTGTAATCTGGGCATCGAAATCCCCCGAAACCTCCTTGGAGGCAGAAGGGAGGATATTGAAGGCGTCGAATTTGGAATTGTAGGTGGTCATATCAAACTTCAACTGACCCCCCGTGATCGTAACCGCCGCCGCCTCGCTGTTGGCGACAGTGTCTGTCTGATTCGTGGTATTGTTAAACTTGTAACAACTCGACGTGTCCTTCGAATAATCATCGGAGCTGGTACAGGAGGTCGAAGAGGAGGCGCCGTCTGTTGTTGTTACCGTCACTGTCGTCTCAGCCACTTCATTGGAACTTTTATCAACAACCCCTGAGACCAAAAAGGTACATGAGGCCCCGGCGGGCAGGGCCTGACTCGGCAGGAAGCAGCATTCATTGTCGACCACCGCATCGGTATCGACCGAGGTGTTGATCGATCCGGAGGTTGCTGTCCCATCACAGATCAGGGTAAGGGTTTCGGTGGTACAGGTAGTCAGGTCGACAGATTCTGTAAATTTGACGCAAAAATCGGTAGAGGGGCTCACGGTATCATTCGTCTGGATCGTATTTCCATCCGAGTCATTTGCCGTCCCTGTCGAAGAGGCGGCTGCATCGTCATCTGCACCGGAATCTGTTTTTTTGGAATTATCGACAAGCTCCGAGGCACAGGCAAAAAGGAATAACACCACGAGAATGAGTGATACCTTTGACACTGTTCAAGTCTCCCAGGAGTTACTGATCCACTAGGGAAGCAAATCAGATGCCACTTGCCGATTAAAAGTGAATTCTGAGGCGCAAAAAAATATTTTATAAATCATGTGGTTATAAGGCTTGGTGGGACAGTGGGGGGTGTCGGATCCGCATAAGAAGGTAAATTTGTACCCTTTTCAGTCGGTTTTTTTGACAAATTCACAACTGATTTCAAAAGGATCCCTTCCAGAAATTCCGGGGCAAGACGTCCCCAAATCAGAGGCTCTTCCAGGCACTCATTCAACTGAATTATAAATTCGCCGGTGACCTCGACACCAACAGGGGCTGCCGGACCAAAAGAGATCTTCGGATACGGATGAAACCCCTCTGAGAATTTAACCGGCAAGTTGGCGCGAGAGACCGCTCGACGGATATGATCGACAAATTCGAGGTGACTCAAGAAGGCGGCAGGACCGGTTTTGGAGTAGGTGCAAGTAAATGACCAGCCTGTGCGAGCCTTGCTCCGGCCTCCTGCGAAAATCGCGGCACCATCCGAACGATTCTCCTCTGGTCCAAGGCTTCCCGGCGGAGAATCGTTCGGTATTATTGTGGCGACGTCCTCGGAGGCCTTCACAAGATCTCTCACAGACTGGTTTAAACTGTATTCCCGAACCTCGGTCGTCGTCTTTTTCTTCACCAATTTCTGATTTTCATCATAAACCGGCAGTTCATACGACCGATTCCGGACCGCCTTATAATCACAAACCCCGCAGATCGTGCATTTCCCGGTAGAACAATCATCGATGAAGGCCTCGTGAAGCGATGCTTGATACTCATCCCAAAGCCACTCCTTATCCATCTCAACAAAGAGATGATCCCAAGGCAAAACCTCTTCTCTCTCTCGTCGCCGTTCGACATAGAACTTGGGATCGATCCCACATTCCTCCCAAGCCTCCTGCCAGAGATGGAATTTCAACCCCTCATCCCATTCGTCAAAACGACACCCCTTTTCCCAGGCCCGTACGATGAGGCCTGAAAGCCGGCGATCCCCCCTGGAAAAAACCCCCTCCAGATAGGTCGTATCGAGTCGATGAGGTTTGAGATGCAACTTTCTCGAACGAATCCGGGACTCGAGAAGATCCAGTTTTCGAACCGATTCTTGCAGAGAACTCTGGGACTCCCATTGAAAAGGGGTAAACGGTTTCGGGACAAAAGACGAAACACCGAGATTGATCTCGGCAGATCGGTTGCGTTGAAGCCCTTCTCGAAGGGTACGATAACCCAGCTCGGCGATCTCGATGACGTCCTCATCGGTCTCTGTCGGAAGTCCAATCATGAAATAAAATTTCATGAGACGCCATCCAGCGGAAAAGACCGCCCTGACCGTGTTCATTAAATTTTCTTCGGAATTTCCTTTATTAATCACCCGCCGCATCCGGTCTGTCGCTGCCTCAGGAGCAATCGTGAAACCGGTCTTACGTACCCGCTTGATCTCCTCGATCAGGGCTGGGGTCAGTTGTTCCACACGTGTCGCCGGTATCGAAATAGCAACCCTCTTCTCTTGAAATTCATCCATCAGATCTCTTGCGAGAGGGGTGAGGCAATCATAATCGCCGATCGAGAGAGAGACGAGACTGACCTCCTCCTGACCGGTCGCCGCAATCTGATTCCGAACAATCTGCTTCACCGTCTCAGGAGAGCGTTGCCTCTCGGGACGATCGATATAACCGGCCTGGCAGAAACGACACCCACGCACACATCCGCGCTGAACCTCGACGCCAACACGGTCATGGATCACCTTCGTATTCGGAAGGATCGGTTTTTTTGGGTAGTAGGCCTTGTCCAGATCTGAGACGACACGCTTTTTGATCCCTTTGTAATCTTCTAAGAGCGACTTGATCTCACGAATTGTTCCATCATCGTTATAAGTTGGTTCGAAGAATGAGGGGATGTAGACGCCGGGGATTTTGGAGAGTTGTTTCAAAATCCCCTCCGGCCCCCCTTTGACAAAGGGGGGTGAGGGGGGATTTTTCCAATTCTTCACAATCTCGCAAATCTCCAGGATCGCCTCCTCACCGTCTCCAATCAGGATCGCATCGAAGAAATCGGCGACCGGTTCGGGGTTGTATGCCCCAGTTCCGCCTCCAAGGATGAGCGGATAGCTATCGTCCCGATCTTTGGAATAGAACGGGATCCCGCCGAGATTGAGGACCGTCAGGATATTCGTGTAAGTCAGTTCAAACGGAATCGTGATCCCGAGGATATCAAGTTCGCGAAGCGGGATGTTCGATTCTAGTGTCGACAAGGGGAGCTTCTGATCACGTAACTTCTGTTCCATATCCGGCCAAGGGGCATAGACCCGTTCGCACGCGATGTGGGGTTGATCATTCAGGAGATGGTACAAGATCTGGGTCCCGATATGACTCATCCCGATCTCATAGGTGTCGGGATAGCAAAGGGCGATCTTGAGCTCGACCTGAGACAGGTCTTTCCGAATCGAGTTGATTTCGTTGCCCAGATAGCGGGAGGGACGACGGACCTGCGGGAGAAGCTCTTGAATCTTATTATTCATTTAATTTCAATGGGTTAGATTAGCAACCCGACTACCCTCTCTCGCCGATAATATTAAGGACATGACTGACAAGCTTTATCCCCTCTATCGCGAGGCCTTCCGGGCTGTTGATACCAATCACGATGGCGTCATTCTTCCGGAAGAATATGACCAAGTCCAGCGGTTTGATGTCGATCAAGACCGGCAGGTGACATTTTGGGAATATCTCACCACCCACAACAAGCGTCAGGCAGCTGCCGGGCTCGCTCCACTTTTTAGCACCCAACTGATCGATCGATTAAAGGGATCGTATCAGATCGTCTTTCATGAGGCGAATGAGGTGATCTTCCCCTCGTTACCGAAAGAGGCAGAAGTATTCGATCTCATCGACGTCGCCGCAAAATTACAAGAAATGGGGGCCTCGGAAAAGGAGGCCTCTGGTCTGATAAAAAAGATGTCAGGTATCAGACCCTCGCCAACCTATCGATACCTTCGGAGCGATTCCGTCAGTTGTCCAGGTCTTTTGTGAAGAGGGGATACCGATCCACGAGACACTGGCCCTGCTCAGAATCCTCTCCCATAAAGCACGATGGGGAACAGCGGAGCTTTTTATCTATCTTCCCAAGGTTATTGCGGAGTTGGAGGGATTGGGGAAATGGGACGAAAACGGACCGAAACGGATCGCCGAGATTGTTTCCAATACCGAAAATGCCGCCTCCGATGCGATTCAGCTCTATCCAAAACTGCTTGAGGCCGGTTTTACAGACGCCGAGTTTGATCAGCGTATCAAAGGGGTGATTTCATTCGGGCGAGAAGAGAGCTGGGACCTATTGAGAAGTATGAAACGTGCCCTCGATCCTCTCAAGAAGGAAGGGTACACGAAGAAAGAGATAGGGGACTTCCTCGACGCGTCCCTTTCTGACTTCGGTCGTATCGCTTCTGAGATCTATAATAAATTGGGGATCTATCTTGAGGCCGATTTTACCCTCTCGGAGGTCCTTTCATTCCCGTATGAGATTGCC
It encodes:
- a CDS encoding TIGR03960 family B12-binding radical SAM protein → MNNKIQELLPQVRRPSRYLGNEINSIRKDLSQVELKIALCYPDTYEIGMSHIGTQILYHLLNDQPHIACERVYAPWPDMEQKLRDQKLPLSTLESNIPLRELDILGITIPFELTYTNILTVLNLGGIPFYSKDRDDSYPLILGGGTGAYNPEPVADFFDAILIGDGEEAILEICEIVKNWKNPPSPPFVKGGPEGILKQLSKIPGVYIPSFFEPTYNDDGTIREIKSLLEDYKGIKKRVVSDLDKAYYPKKPILPNTKVIHDRVGVEVQRGCVRGCRFCQAGYIDRPERQRSPETVKQIVRNQIAATGQEEVSLVSLSIGDYDCLTPLARDLMDEFQEKRVAISIPATRVEQLTPALIEEIKRVRKTGFTIAPEAATDRMRRVINKGNSEENLMNTVRAVFSAGWRLMKFYFMIGLPTETDEDVIEIAELGYRTLREGLQRNRSAEINLGVSSFVPKPFTPFQWESQSSLQESVRKLDLLESRIRSRKLHLKPHRLDTTYLEGVFSRGDRRLSGLIVRAWEKGCRFDEWDEGLKFHLWQEAWEECGIDPKFYVERRREREEVLPWDHLFVEMDKEWLWDEYQASLHEAFIDDCSTGKCTICGVCDYKAVRNRSYELPVYDENQKLVKKKTTTEVREYSLNQSVRDLVKASEDVATIIPNDSPPGSLGPEENRSDGAAIFAGGRSKARTGWSFTCTYSKTGPAAFLSHLEFVDHIRRAVSRANLPVKFSEGFHPYPKISFGPAAPVGVEVTGEFIIQLNECLEEPLIWGRLAPEFLEGILLKSVVNLSKKPTEKGTNLPSYADPTPPTVPPSLITT
- a CDS encoding EF-hand domain-containing protein; translation: MTDKLYPLYREAFRAVDTNHDGVILPEEYDQVQRFDVDQDRQVTFWEYLTTHNKRQAAAGLAPLFSTQLIDRLKGSYQIVFHEANEVIFPSLPKEAEVFDLIDVAAKLQEMGASEKEASGLIKKMSGIRPSPTYRYLRSDSVSCPGLL